A single Lolium perenne isolate Kyuss_39 chromosome 6, Kyuss_2.0, whole genome shotgun sequence DNA region contains:
- the LOC127305541 gene encoding FBD-associated F-box protein At5g56370 produces MGKHSMKGLSSSNRWSSIAMLEEDERALQCDWVSNLPDDLLLNIIERLDVADAMRTGILSRRWKLIPTMLSKILIEVGSTDNEQKRTCDVARANATVLGATRSLFKSRIASPYTIHHLCMQFFLGAGSIRIGRALANTIATQKVGVAEFTILTEKEGKRCSINDRFAYGRQFNSLINFCGDTFSGLTRLKLENLKLGGSDFPRIFRLCKRLEFLHLDNCDMGFRSLMEVEHPRLRELEIFRSDFERVDLNWLPELTTLTISFWISLHDPLSCGYVPLLHTVSIRNPALSWHKMLKLSEFLGKATVSNLTLGFEKEKIWVKPEDPRDLWPVFNKLRLVNLAAISEECDLTWTMFILQGAPSLEELRIRVCDCLGIWDEEEREKHAYSKERKDASAKWEASGFKHHNLSVLRIFGFQSEDKFVDAYAPAVKASLPILRK; encoded by the exons ATGGGCAAACATTCCATGAAGGGCCTCAGCAGTTCCAACCGATGGTCCTCCATAGCCATGCTG GAAGAAGATGAAAGGGCCTTGCAATGTGATTGGGTCAGCAATTTACCTGATGACCTGTTGCTCAATATCATAGAGCGACTTGATGTTGCAGACGCCATGAGAACCGGCATCCTCTCCAGACGTTGGAAGCTGATCCCTACTATGCTCTCCAAAATTCTTATAGAGGTTGGTTCCACTGATAACGAGCAAAAGAGGACCTGTGATGTTGCTCGGGCCAATGCAACCGTGCTTGGAGCAACCCGAAGCCTTTTCAAAAGCAGGATTGCAAGTCCATACACCATCCACCACCTGTGCATGCAATTCTTTTTGGGAGCTGGATCCATTAGAATTGGCCGGGCCTTGGCCAACACCATAGCAACACAGAAGGTTGGTGTGGCGGAGTTCACAATCTTGACAGAGAAGGAAGGCAAACGATGCAGCATTAATGATCGGTTTGCTTACGGGAGGCAGTTCAACTCACTTATTAACTTTTGTGGGGACACATTCAGTGGTCTCACACGACTGAAGCTAGAGAATTTGAAGCTTGGTGGATCTGATTTCCCTAGAATTTTCAGATTGTGCAAACGACTTGAGTTCCTCCACTTGGACAACTGTGACATGGGGTTTCGGTCTTTGATGGAGGTGGAACACCCGCGGCTCCGTGAGCTGGAGATTTTCAGGAGTGATTTTGAGAGGGTTGATCTGAACTGGCTGCCAGAGCTCACAACGCTGACTATTTCTTTTTGGATTTCTCTGCATGATCCGTTGTCTTGTGGTTATGTCCCACTGCTCCACACCGTGAGCATCAGAAATCCGGCTCTTTCATGGCACAAGATGCTTAAGTTAAGTGAATTTCTTGGCAAAGCCACCGTAAGCAACCTGACTTTGGGCTTTGAAAAAGAAAAG ATTTGGGTTAAACCTGAAGATCCGAGAGATTTGTGGCCGGTGTTCAACAAACTAAGGCTTGTGAATTTGGCTGCCATTTCAGAAGAATGTGATCTGACTTGGACGATGTTTATTCTGCAAGGTGCACCTTCCCTTGAGGAGCTACGCATCAGG GTTTGCGACTGTTTGGGGATATGGGATGAGGAAGAGAGGGAGAAGCACGCGTATAGCAAGGAGAGGAAGGACGCCAGTGCAAAATGGGAAGCATCTGGTTTCAAGCACCACAATCTCTCGGTGCTCAGGATCTTTGGGTTTCAATCAGAAGACAAGTTTGTGGATGCATATGcacccgctgttaaggcttcactTCCGATTTTAAGAAAATAA